From the genome of Verrucomicrobiia bacterium, one region includes:
- a CDS encoding sugar MFS transporter: protein MAPTPTAAPTRQSNAPALHGPFAIMTSLFFLWGFMTVFNDILIPRFKEAFTLNYFQAMLVQLAFFGAYFVGALIYFVISVTKGDPIARIGYKNGVVIGLLISALGSALFWPAAGAASYPMFLAALFVVGLGFAMLQIAANPYVTILGPEKTASSRLNLAQGFNSIGTTIGPIIGGWLIFQYFASSGAHGADSVKVPYLVFCAVFVLLAVVFFFIRLPQVGEGRIEPGAGALKFPHVVLGVVAIFMYVGGEVSVGSVIINFLGQPDIGNLPELEASKYVSIYWGGLMIGRFMGAVELSDMRRARKQAALIVIPLAAYLFLWVAKSAPLAAIHGDVDKPVLALWLEQFSANWPVFRMYLPFVALCWLLFQFGRSQTARTLVVFCATVIVLLVMAILTKGTIAMWCVVAIGLFTSIGWSNTFSLALEGTGIYKSQVSSLLVMAILGGAILPPLQGWVADATHNLQVSFFVPLVAYAYVAFYGLKGHKIGRKELTA from the coding sequence ATGGCCCCGACACCGACCGCCGCACCGACCCGTCAATCCAACGCTCCCGCGCTTCATGGTCCGTTTGCCATCATGACCTCGCTGTTTTTTCTGTGGGGGTTCATGACGGTGTTCAACGACATCCTGATCCCGCGTTTCAAGGAGGCGTTCACGCTCAATTACTTTCAGGCGATGCTGGTGCAACTGGCGTTTTTTGGCGCTTACTTTGTGGGGGCATTGATCTATTTCGTTATTTCAGTAACCAAGGGCGATCCCATCGCGCGCATCGGCTATAAAAACGGCGTGGTGATCGGGTTGCTGATTTCGGCGTTGGGCAGTGCCTTGTTTTGGCCGGCGGCGGGCGCGGCGTCGTACCCCATGTTTCTCGCGGCGTTATTTGTGGTGGGGTTGGGTTTTGCCATGCTGCAAATTGCGGCCAATCCGTACGTGACGATTCTCGGTCCGGAAAAGACCGCTTCGAGCCGGTTGAATCTGGCGCAGGGCTTCAACTCCATCGGCACCACCATCGGCCCGATCATCGGCGGTTGGTTGATCTTCCAATACTTTGCCTCGAGCGGGGCGCACGGGGCGGACTCGGTCAAGGTGCCGTACCTGGTATTTTGCGCGGTCTTCGTGCTGCTCGCGGTGGTTTTCTTTTTCATCCGGCTGCCGCAGGTCGGCGAGGGACGCATCGAGCCGGGCGCGGGCGCGTTGAAATTTCCGCACGTGGTTTTGGGCGTTGTGGCCATCTTCATGTATGTGGGCGGAGAAGTTTCCGTGGGCAGCGTCATCATCAATTTTCTGGGGCAACCGGACATCGGCAATCTGCCGGAATTGGAGGCGAGCAAATACGTGTCCATCTATTGGGGCGGCTTGATGATCGGCCGCTTCATGGGGGCGGTGGAGTTGAGCGACATGCGCCGCGCGCGCAAACAAGCCGCGCTGATCGTGATTCCGCTCGCGGCCTACCTGTTTTTGTGGGTGGCCAAAAGCGCTCCGTTGGCGGCCATTCACGGCGACGTGGATAAACCGGTGCTGGCGTTGTGGCTGGAACAATTTTCCGCAAACTGGCCGGTGTTCCGGATGTATCTGCCTTTCGTGGCCCTGTGCTGGCTGCTGTTTCAATTCGGACGTTCGCAAACCGCGCGCACCCTGGTCGTCTTTTGCGCAACCGTAATTGTATTGCTGGTCATGGCCATTCTCACCAAAGGCACCATCGCCATGTGGTGCGTGGTGGCAATCGGGCTGTTCACTTCCATCGGTTGGTCGAACACGTTTTCCCTGGCGTTGGAAGGCACGGGAATTTACAAAAGCCAGGTTTCGTCCCTGTTGGTCATGGCCATTCTGGGCGGCGCGATACTGCCGCCGCTGCAAGGCTGGGTGGCGGACGCGACGCACAATCTGCAAGTGTCCTTCTTCGTGCCGTTGGTGGCGTATGCCTACGTGGCCTTCTACGGTTTGAAGGGACACAAAATCGGACGCAAAGAACTGACCGCCTGA
- a CDS encoding multidrug efflux SMR transporter, with translation MHWIFLILAILFEVAGTICMKLSAGFSRIVPTILMGGFYALCFGFLTLVLKKVDVSVAYAIWSGVGTALIATVGVLWFREPVTWLRVVGLLAIIGGVVALNLSTNPS, from the coding sequence GTGCATTGGATATTCTTGATTCTGGCGATCCTGTTTGAAGTGGCGGGAACGATTTGCATGAAACTTTCAGCGGGCTTTTCCCGGATCGTGCCGACCATTTTGATGGGAGGGTTCTACGCGCTTTGCTTTGGTTTTCTGACTTTGGTGCTGAAGAAAGTGGATGTGAGCGTGGCCTACGCCATCTGGAGCGGCGTGGGCACGGCCTTGATCGCCACGGTGGGGGTGCTGTGGTTTCGCGAGCCGGTCACCTGGCTGCGGGTGGTGGGATTATTGGCGATTATCGGAGGGGTGGTGGCCTTGAATCTCTCCACGAACCCATCCTGA